ACAAAAAGGCATCCtatctatgttcatggattggaaaatttaatattgtcaaaatagcAATGCtatccaaagtgatctacagatttaaaacaattcctatcaaaattccaatgacccTTTTTGCAGAAATGAAAAGCCAATCTTCAAATTCATATGAAACTGCAAGAGGGCCCGAACAgcaaaacaatcttgaagaacaaagttggaagactcatacttctcaatttcaaaacttactacaaagctacagcgATCAAAATAGAGTAGCACTGGCATCAGGACAGACATATAAACCACTGGaatagaactgagagtccagaaataaccATATATCTACAGCCAATCAATTTCAACAAGAATGTCAAGACCATTCAATGTAGAaaaaacagtttcttcaataaatggtgctggaacaactgtatattcacatacaaaagaatgcaGCTGGACCCCTACCccacactatatataaaaattaacttaaagtaGATCAACAACCTAAACATAAgagttaaaactaaaaaattcatagaaaaaattGATGGGTAAATCTTCATGgtcttggatttggcaatgattctTAAATATTACACCAAaccaacaataaaagaaaaaatggatacattggacttaaaaaaaattaaattcttttgtgcatcaaaagaacaaagtgaaaagacagcatacagcatgggagaaaatatctgcaaatcatgtatctgataaaggtctagtatccagaacatataaagaatcCTTAAAATTCTACAacaaaagggtgcctgggtggctcagtcagttgagcatccaactcttgatttcggctcaggtcatgaccacaaagttgtgagatgaagccccgcgttgggctctgcactgagtgtggagcctgtttaagattcccccccacctccctctctccttctctccctctctctctctctctctctctccccccaccccgcccctctcccccacttgtgctccctctctaaaatacatacacacatacatacatacataccattcTACAACagagacaaacaacccaattaaaaaatgagcaaagggcttgagtagacatttctctaaagaagatatataaatggccaaatagtatatgaaaagatgttaaatatcATTAGTTATCAAGGAaaggtaaatcaaaaccacaatgaaacactaggatggctataatatatataaaaaaggaaattaacaagTGTTAtgaatatggagaaattggaaccattGTATATTGCTAAAAGGGATGTAAAATGATTCAGGTGCTgtggaaaagtttggcagttcctcaaaaagttaaacataaaaataatcacccagcaattccatttctagttatatactgaaaaatagtgaaaacaggtactcaaaCACATACTTAttcatgaatgttcacagcagtacaattcacaatagctaaaaggtagaaataactcaaatacccatcaatgaatgaatggacaaactgtggtatacacatacaatggaatattatccactATACAAAGTAATGAGCGACTGATACgtgctacaaaatggatgaacctcaaaaacattatgctaagtgaaagaaaccagacagaaaAGGTCACATATCCTATGACTCCATCTATGTGAAATAACCAGAATATGTaaatccatagggacagaaagcagattggtaaTTGCCAGGAGCTGAAGGGAGGTAGGAATGAGAACTAACTGCTTAATAGACACaaggttttattttggggtgatgagaatgtattggaactagacagaggtgatggtttacaacattgtgaatgtgctAAATGTCACTTGTTTATCTCACctccataaaacaaaaacaatacctCAGATAGCAGTCAAGAAAAGTGGttacatttctaaaatgtgtgtgtgtgtgtgtgtataatgtttatttatttatttattttgagagagagtgcaagcaagggagggaagagagatagggagggagagaatcccaagcaggctccacattgtcaatgcagagcccaatgcaggcttgaaTGAACAGTGGTTACACTTTTGAAAGTGTAGTAACTGGATGAGGACATGAGAGGGGCTTCAGGGGTGTTGGTTATATTCTATCTTTTGATTTGGTTGTTGGTTACCTAGGTACGTtcattccataaaaatttttgaGCTTTACACTTGTGATGTGTGTGCTTCTGTTTTCTATATGCACCTTATACTTTaatataaaacttcatttttaaaatgttagagaGTTGGCCATAGGACCCAGGATATACTCAAGGGAACTGAAAAACTTGTGTCcgcaaacacatacatacaaatgttcatggcagcattaatCATACTagccaaaaaacagaaataacccCAAATCCCGTCAATtggtggataaacaaaatgtggtatatcgaCGAAGTAGTGTATTTTTCAACCACAAAATacaatgaagtactgacacacgGGACAACGTGAATGAAGTTTGAaaacatgttaaatgaaagaagccagacacaaaagaccacacattgtatgactccatttatacaAACTACCCAGAATAGGTAAAGCCACTGAGATGGAAAGCAAATTGGTGACTGCCAGCAGCTTTGGGGTAGGGAATAATTGGGAGCGTCTGctaatgggtatttttttttaggggggggTGGtacaaatgttctggaattagatagtggtgatagttgcacaaccctgaatatattaaaaactactggactgtatatatatatatattttttttttttaaagagaatcttttttttttttaattttttttttaacgtttatttatttttgagacagagagagacagagcatgaacgggggagaggcagagagagagggggcagagagagagggagacacagaatcggaagcaggttccaggctctgagccatcagcccagagcctgatgcggggctcgaactcacagaccgtgagatcgtgacctgagctgaagtcggacgcttaaccgactgagccacccaggcgcccctggactgtatactttaaaatggtgaatcttatgttacaaaaaatttaacgttatatgaaatatatttcaacaaaaagGCCTTAAGTATCTTATCATTATAATATGTGTGAACTCTAGCATATCAAATAAAAGTTCAGAGGGAAAATATTACTCTAAAAATGTTCcctttctaggggtgcctgggtggctcagtcggttaagtgaccaactttggctcaggtcacgatcttgtggtctgtgggtttgagccctgcgtcaggctctgtgctgacagctcggagcctggagcctgcttcgattctgtgtctccctttcactcggcccctcccctgctcacatctgtctctctctctctctctctctctctctcaaaaataaacattaacaaattaaaaattaaaaaaatagtaaaataaaatgaataaaaatgttccctttccccctgcccatcccccagatCAGCACATCTTAAAGGTGGACCTCAGATACCACTGGAGAATGCAAGCAGGAACAGTTAGGAATGAAAGCTGTGACCAAACACCTGATTGTCCCTGAACAGAGGAAGGTGGTAGCTGATGAGAAACAGATCTTGGGTTGAAGCaagggagagaaagtagaaagtgGTGGTGACAAAGTGTTGGCAGCCCTGGCACCAGAACGCTTTCCATTGCTTCATCCACAGGGTCATACCTTAGGAATGAGTAGTCCTTAACTGACAGAAGCTCAACAGCCAGAGGCCCTGAGATACTTTTTACCCCTTATCCCCTTACTTCTTATTCCTTTGGTGGCTTTGGTTGTATATTATGCAGTTCTTTGTACTTGTAGTGTTACAAGTATTCCCAAAACTTACCCAAACCACAGATTTATTTGGGTAGTAAATTAGACCTCTGGGACTCTAAAAATGCCTGGATTTACAAATCATGAACAAAAGTAGGCTAAGAGTTTTAAGGGCAAATCTGGATCGGGGGAGCTCAGATTTAAATGAATCTCAGAGTTTAAAGGACTTAAAGGTcagctaaaattttatttgattttggttttcttcctccacAGTCCCAAAGTGCAAAAAGGAGTAAATAAAGTACCTACTAGCATTTTAGATAGAGAGTAAGGGGTTTCCCTGGTAGTTTGAAATGATGCTTGCCTGCTTCTGTGTACTAGATGTTTCAGTGAGTGTAGGAGAGGTAGTAAGTCTGAATGAAAACTGGTAGACAGCGGTCCTGAAGTCAGAAATCCTGAAGTCAGGATTTTTCAAACACTACCTTTTGTGATTGTCTCCCCATCCCTCTGCCTCGTTTGTCCATTCATACCCCACTCCTCTAAGGACATGCCAAATTTTTACCTTGGTTCTTAAATGGACAAGAATGAAACTGAGACAGTAGATGTTCTACTTGCTGGGAACACTGGGGCCCCTGGATCTAGGACGGATGAGAAGATCTGAACTCCACAGCTTTAACGTAAGTGTGGCACAAAATGAGAGATGGAAGTTAGGAGATAATTGGAGATGAGGAGTGGCAAGTTTAAAATATACATCTATATGCCTATCTTTATCTCGTCCCTATTCTACTGCTACAAAAATACAGACATACATACTTGCTCACCCAATTCACCACTTCCTGGCAGTTAAAAACACAGGGTCTTCTCCACAACCCATTCCTGCCCCAGCAGTCATACCCACCTTCTGAAAGTGAGACCTTAGAGGTGACTACCTACTGGCCCCAAGGGCGCTCATCATTTCTTTGGTCTCTGTGGCTTCTATCCCTGCCTCCCTGAGGCAGAGAGGTCTTCTGCAGTCGTTCCTTCTGGAAATCTGAAGACTTCTGCAATTGCtcctgaaaagaaaggaagagaggcggGCAAAAGTCAGTAAACATCTTCATAATCATCCTTATGTAGGTAGGCTGTTGGAGAGCTGGGTGGAACTTTAGCAGGGGCAGAGTATCAgaggagatgaaagaaaataccTCAATATGCTTGACTTTACCTCTTTGCcatctttctccatatcctctatCGTGTAACTCTGCCTCTACTTTCACCCTGCTTATTCACTTCCCTTAAACATGctcatttccattgttttctaCAAAACACCTTTCTCTCCTGATCTTCCACCAGTGGAATGGACAAAAGCCTATAAAGCTTTTAATCAATACATCTAGATATGAATTAACTTTTATCCTCTTGAATGCAGCAAAGACTTTGTGGTATCTTTTGTGTACCTGCATTAAAGTAAGCTTTGTGAAGACAAGTAGCTCAATTTATAGTATTTTATGACCAAATGTTTGTATACTTGGGAATACATAAACAGCTAAACAGAGGCAGgagcaagagaaagggaagaggaaaagagaaacaagaaaagaataatatTCTTCAAGAATGGAGGCTGAAGAATGTACATTGCCCAGCCTTGATGGGAATACAGGAATTTAGGGAGTCTTGAAGGAAAAGCAGCAGGACCTATTTATAGAGAACTGGTAAGAGGAATGAAGACAGGGATCcactgagtgagagagacacatatttaaaaatacacaaaggaaaaaaaaacaaacctggtcTACAATTCCACAGCACCAGATAACCCTTACTGACATAAAGTTACATATTttacgtgtgtgtttgtgtgtacttATTTTATATGTGcgtgaaatatttatattttatataaaatggtcAGGATGTTGAAACAAAAATAGAGAGTAAGAAGTGAAAGCATCCCTCCTCCTTCTACCAACAGCaaactttttgctttttttttgttttcttccggAAATCAAATGGTAGCTTGACTTAGTTTTTATGAGGTGACAAAGAGGATGTTGCGCCAAATCAGAGATGTGGGTTTGACTGACTGACTTCAACGCGCCTATAAAATCTGGCTGGAAGGAGAAAGGTAGCCATCTGAAAATTAGAGTCCAAAAGTCTTTTATTGGTAACTCTAAGGTCAGTTTATCCCCATTCCTACCCTCaatttttcttctaggagcttcAGGGGCAGTGTGTCCCCCTCCTGGCCAGAATGCTGTTCAAATGAAGAGGCCACTGGCAGCCTTGATATGCATTTGCTGTTATAGACAGTGCTTTGTATACAAAGATCCAGGACAGAAGCAGTCTTTTGGAGTGCTAAGTACCCAACAAATACAATCAGCAGTTTGCAGCTTTTACCCACTTATAAATTGCTGAGTATTCAAAATCAGTTAACAAAAAATAGCTACTATTACCACATTGATTCTTTTAACGAATTTTTATTGAGCACTCTTATGTGGGTCAGGCAACTGTGCACTGGGAATACAATCATGAAAAAACTGTAAGCAAAGACAAACTTCTTGCTTTGGagagtttataatctagttgTGGGGGAAGGCATATATTgatcaaataaacacataaatgtaaaattaaaacattaattgcTACAATGAAAACATACAGAGTCCTCTGAAAGTGTATAAGCATTGAGGGCAAACCAGGatgggagtgatttttttttttaaatgatagatttTCATTATCAGTTCCAGCGCTTGGCTTATCAATGAACAGTTACCATATACAGAacttttttgattaaaaattccATAAACGTTATTACAAAATTAAACTCTAAAGAAATGTGTTCACAATCCCAAACTATTTTCATTTGTCCATGTTCTCACAAAATTGTTAATAAATGAAGACCTTGCTTAGGTTCTCTCTTATCCCAAGCTTGGCAGGTATGTTTTGTTAAGGTGAGAACCAAAGTTTAgggatatttattttctacataagcTCTAgatccaacatagggcttgaactcatggccccgATATCAAGAGatgcatactctactgactgagccagccaggtgcctcaggtatattttttaaaaacccatctcACAGGGTGCTtcgatggctcagttggttgagcatccaattttggctcaggtcatgatctcatgagttcaagtaccatatcaggcttgctgctgtcagcacagagcctgcttcagatcctctgtccctctctctttgcccctctcctgcttatgctctctctcttaaaaataatcattaaaaaaaaaatacccatctcACTTCTATTATAGGCTGTCTCCTCTCTGAACATGcctctgactttttattttttaatcacatacTTAATGTCCCTATAGGATGCCTGTTTTTGTATGTCCAACCATCCCTGCTGCCCAACCCCTCACCATTCTTCCGCAGTCCCTGAATCTGGCAGTTGATAAATGGACACATGTCCTGGCATGCTTTGGTACCAAAGCATTAGCTagctttttgattttaattttttttagagatgaAGCTGTATTAGGTAAAATGGGAATACTTACCACAAAGACTAAGAGTATTATTTGCCCTGTGAATAGGAGGAAGATGGCTTACGAAGCAAAAGGTCTCCATTCACAAAGCCAAGTGGAATTTGGGGGGGTTATTTACACAAATTAGGTAAAATTAGGTTTGCCCAAATTTAAACCTAACTACTGATAATTTGTTTTCACAGTTGAGAGATTCCAATAAAAACTTTCTGATGTTTGCagaatattaaaatagttatCTCTGACACCATAAGCGACATATAAAGATTAGGGCCCACTCCTTGCATGTGCCTGTCTCCTAAGGTGAACATTTATTCAGTGCTGTGATAGTGCTGAATAAAAATAGGCCCTACTTTTAGATGCTGGCAACTGGGTTAGAGTTCTGCCTTTCCTATCACAAGGCTTCTCTAGATGGGCTCAAAGCTAGATCCTACTGATCAAAGAGAAAGCCAGCAACACTTCCTGCCCAGACTACAGAATCCTAAAGGCTCTCCTTCTGCTAGTTCAAGGCAGATACGAAGAATACTATTGTTTCTTACAAGCCGGAATCCACTCACTATTCTAGAAAAAGCCTGAAGTTATCAAGTACAAGAAAGTAATTCAAAGTACTCCAGCCACAGCTACTTGAATTAGTTCTGTACTGCCTAGattttgcctcttttctcttccctaccGTTCTCCCGTGTCCCTCTCCTAACCTAAAGAGGAAGATTCTGACTCCCTCAGATATAGAATAAGGGTAAGAGATATGGACAGGATTAACCCCTCTCCACTCTAAACCCAACCATCTGTCCCCAAAGGGAGATGAACTAAGTAATATCTGGCATTTTAAACTCTTAGGTTCTCTGATTCCTGTAGATAGGCTGCCAGAATAGGGAAGGAGtagttctccagaaaaacaaatacatctCCGAAGCTCACCTGGGTTTACGTTCATCTAAAGGGCACCTTCTGAGTCAGTCTATGGTTTCTGGGCCAGGAAAGTGCATTAAACTCAAGCTTCAGCCTAAAAAGCAGGCCTAGGAAGACTACTAGGGATGGCATGACCCTGGATACATTTGGTGCTGCAATGGAGATAATGATCCTCATCttaaaggagggggaaaaaaaaatccctgtggcACAGGGAGGTGTGGTAACTTGTCCAATATCACAGCAAGGCAAATGGCTGAGGAACATTCAAGGACTTAACTCTCCCAAATATGTGCCCTTTCCACAACATGAACAACAACAAAGGCCAGGACATCTTCTAAGTAGACATTAGTCAAGGCTTTAGAAAAAGTAAATTGCCTCCCCAAACTCAACCTAGGATTCTGCAGCTCTGCACACAAgttaacagggaaaaaaattcctAGGAAAAAAGATCAGCAACTTTGCATTATTTTTGAGGGTGTGGGTAGAAAACAAGACTCTGAAGCCTCTGTTGAGCCAGGTTATAAATTTCTGACAACAAGAAAGTAAAGAGGAAACTGGGACAGAGATCAGAAAATCTGAGGGCTGGGGGgatggttaagcacccgactttggctcaggtcatgatctcacggttcatgagttcgagccctgtgttggactctgtgctgacagctcggagcctggagcctgcttcagattctgtgtccccctctctctctctgcccctcccttgctcatgcgctgtctctctcaaaaataaacattaaaaaaaagaaaagaaaagaaaagaaaagaaaagaaaagaaaagaaaagaaaaaaatctgaggacTAAGCTTTCTGATCCCCAAGAGCACCTTCAGCAAGAACATGAATGTTCTATGGGGAGCTCAGCTTCCAGAGCACAGGGAGAGCCAATATAAGAGTTTATGAAAAGCTTCACAATAGGAAGATGCCAAAACCAGACCACTATTGCCTACTCACTACCCACCCAGGCAGCACTGGGCACAGACTACATAATTTAACAATCTGACATGACGGAAGCAGCCCTaacaaatggggggaaaaaacaactgGGAGGGAGGAGATAGACAACAGGACGGCAGGAGTTCATTGTTCTAGTTTTCCTGTGGAGTTCAAATGTGTGtggttttcaaaacaaaatccagaaagaaaCATGAGGTTAATGCATTTATTCCAAGtaattaacacattaaaaataaaattaaacttgtcCAAGCCAACTTATAAATTCTTTAATCTTTTGAACAAAATGTACAACCCCAAACATCACACTATGGTGGAAATAACTTGGGAAAGGGAGAGGTAGAGGAAAGAACACATATGGATTGTGGAACAGAGAATGAGTCCAATCCCAAAACAAGTTTCAGCTCTTCTACCTCTTCAGAACAGAAATGGCTGCTACACAATTTAACACAAAATGTTACTGGATCACAATACAATGAACACAAAggctgtttcaaaaataaaagtgaccCAAAAAGCATATCTGCTCCTGGCATTGAGCCATGAATAAGCCTTACCGATTTGTCGTCTTCCAAAAGTGAACCTGctagattttcttcctttattgagGCTATCTCCAAACAGGTTTGTGGGTTAGCAGGACCATTTCAAGCAAAGGCAACAGGATAAAGGAAGTGTGGGGTTGACATGGCACAAGGAAGTAAACAGTAAACAAAAGAGCTACTCACGCTGCATTTCAAACAATGTTAAGGCAGGCCCATCCAAATGGAAGCCTAAGAGATGAACAATCCTTCCTTCATTAGTAGTTTTCCATTTCAGCAGGCTTTCTGGTGTTTCTCCCAGAGATCCATCAGCTGCCCAGGAAATTAGGTAGGAATACAACATAGCAATCGAAGtcagctctctgtctccctcctcccccacattcCAGAAATGGCAGAGTCAAAGCCAAAATACAATCAATCAAAGCACACTATGTGGTGAGCCAGACAGACATTTGATTTTAATGACAAAGTAGGAGAAAGCaaattggcaaaaaataaaaataaaaataataataataacagaaaaatacttttttacagATATGTATAGAAGTTATGACTGATTTGTCTGGtatcttaagaaaaaaggaaaaaaaaaggaaagaggtaaaCTTTTGGCTTCCATGAACATTTACTGTAAGATGCTTACTGCATCTCTTGGTGTAGGTTCCAGATGAGATAGCCAACTAGTCCTGGATCATCTGGGCACCTGGTTTCTAGAAGCCAATTTGATTCATCCACAAGTAGCTCTGGATGTGTACTTTTAGTCATGAACACTGGATTCTGTGTGGTCCTGGGTGGCAGCAACTGAAGCTTCTTGTGCAGTTATTTCCTGAGGGACCATATTGCCTCCAACTATTTGCTCCCTTGTAGGAGACCCTGAAGCCAGAGATTTTGCCAAATTCAAAGGGTggtcagtgtcctcatctattTGAGGAATTGCTAGATGTGTGATGGATACTTTCGGTATTTCTAGCTGTAGTGGTCCCGTCTCCGGGGAACTACACTTAGGAGGGTCACCTGGCTCAGAAAGAGGAGAACATATCTTCTCTTTTTGAACTCCAGATGTCCGTGTGACAAATTCAACAAGGTCTGGAAGGCAAGGAGATGGCCCAAGGCCTGTAGGATTAATTGTTTCCGATTCCAATCTGAGTGAATCTTGTTTCTCTAATTGAGAAGTTTCTTCCACTTCTTCAGGCATCATTCCTCCTGCTAATAGGTCAAGTGCTTGGTGTGTTCCCTCTAAGCTCCCCAAACCAAGGTTAACATTTTCTATAGGAAGTCCAGTTTTCAAAATGTTAGGGGTGATCCTTCCACTTCTGGGATTAGATGAGTTTTGTTCACCTTCTGCTCCAAAGTTAAGCACCAGGGTTTTGGGAGAATCTAATGGAAACTCAGAAAAGGATGGGATTGGTTCCAAGTCAGGGAGAGTGGAGGGATTACATCCTATAGGTGACATAGAATTTTCTTCACACACTTTCTGAGACAGGACATTTGGGGATCTATGTGCTTGGTCTACCCGAGTATTGCAGAAATCAACACCCATATCCCCCAGGTTCCCCAGGGCAGCAAGCTCTTCTACTTTTAAGTCTGTAACTGCAAAGCCTTCTAAGGCCTTGCTTTCTATTGTCACTGTTAATTCTGGATGGACATCTTGTAGCTCCAGGGTTTCTGTTTCTGGTTTCTCTGGGCTCTCCCAGGTCTCTGACTTATTATTTTCATCCCAAACAGTCAGTTCATAAATCATTTTACCCTGCAAGTCTTTTGAGCTTTCTCTCTGGAGTTTGAGGCTTCTGTAACTTGTCCTGGAAGAAGATTCTGGAGCTGAATTTTCTAGCCACTCATTACCAGTTGAAACTCCTTGTTCCTGTGCACTATCTGTTAAACACATATCTGATCTGGCTGGGGACTGGAGAAGCAATTCCGGAGCAGAAACTTTCACAGGTATATCTTGTGGGTTCTGGAGTAAAGACCTAGCTTCTGGTGGAAATGAgtctatttttgcctttgtggAAGAGAGAGCCTGTGCACTCAAGTCACTCACTACTTTACTTTGAGTTTCACTCACTGTCATCAATTTCCTGGACTGTTCAGCCTTTTTGTCAGTCATCTGCAACTCAGACTGTTCTATTTCTCCCTCCCATGTACATCTGTCCCCACGGTTCAAATTAGAATCCTCTATGCTATTGGGCCCAGCACTGATACCTGTTTCCTCTCCTACCATCCCTTCAGAAAGCTTTGGTCTCTTTTCTCTTAGTTTATTGTTTACCTCTACCTCACTTTCCTCACAATCCTTAGATCTGTGGAGCTCTTGAATTTCCTCATCCTGGTTACCAGAGTCTATAAGGTGGGTTTCTACCAACTTCTGAGATTCCATGATATGACAGTGCATATCTGACAGCTGAGGGGCTGGCTCTACACCTGGTGGTCCTGGTTCTCCGAGATCAAGCTCGATTTTTCCTCCTGGAGATATATCCCTATTAGTATCACTCTGGAAGGAGCTAGAAGTCCACATGGCCAAAGTATCTGTCTTTGGGGTAATAGTTTCGTAAGGCCTGCTTTGGCACAACCTTGTCAGAGGCTGTAGGAATCCATAGCCACTGCCTCTGTTTTCTGAGTCTGTGTGTTCTACAACTGACCATTTCCCTAGGGACACCAGAGTTTTTGCAGTGGGCTTTTCAGGAGCAGAGATCAAACTTCTATCTGGAGGCAATCCCTCTTGGGATGTACTGTTGTTCAAAGTGGAAGTGGAAGAGGTGTCCGAACTTTCGACTCTAGAAAGATTGCTATTTTCCCCATTGGCCAATAGACCGCCACTCAGCTTAGTCTCAGGGGCCCCCTTTCCACCACTACTGTAGAATATATCATATAGGTCCTTAGCATTGGCTGTGGCTAAGCATGAATTTCgcttttccaattttttggcTTGTTCACTGAACACACttgagaggggaggtggaggacGCACTAACACAGAGAAGAGGGTCTGGTCTCGGTCACTCTCACTCACCCCAGGAGCTGTCTCATCGGAAGGAATGGCAGCTGGCTGTGCCGACGCCATGATGGCTACTGGCAACACAGGATTCAAAATGTTAGGACCCAGGAAGCCAGGGCTGAGAGTGTGAGATACAGCTGGGTTTGATTTGACTGGAGCCAAGACAGCATTTGTCTGAGCAGGAGATGGAGAAGCTAGATGAGGTATAACTGGGGGTGGCGGAGGGGGTGgcggaggtggtggtggaggaggtggTAGCACTTGTTCAGGTATATGGGATGGTTCATTCTTTTCAGCCAGGACCATTTTTTCCTCTGGAGACCCTTTTAGAATCACCTCTTCCCCACCAAATGCTTTGGAGATGATATCAGGAGGCAAGAGAAGATCAGCTGAAGACTCTTTAACCACTGGCAGAGGCTTAGCAGTAGTTCCAGAGGACTTGATGGACAGAAAGGTGTTAAGAGGAGCTGGCTTGCTCACTGTGGCTGAACCTGACTTGCGGAGTACTGTGGATGGGATAGGCAGGTTGGGTCGGATCTTAGTCTGGGTTGAAGTTGTCACAACGGGCATCCAAGGGCTCGTATGTGCAACAACTGTTTTCCCAGAGAGCTTGATTTTGATGGGCTTTGCCTTCCCAGCCTCAGCTTTCCCATCCTCTTtgtccttactgttttccacaaccTCTTCCTTAGGAATACTTGGGACCATTgaacttttttcctcctctttttctggcttcttccaGCTGAATTTCCCAAAAGATGTTGGTGATTCTTTCTTTACCTCTTCCTTTAATTGCAGTTTGATGCtacccttccttttattttcagccTTTTCAGGGGAGTTCCCACCCTCAGAGAGTTGGTCCTCTAATTCCTCAGAGACTCTGTCATCCTCTTTTACTTCCTTCAAgacctttgcctttttttctttcttctcctcctttggTTTCTCACTAAGTTTGCGCTTTAGCTCGTTCTGCCGTCGCCGTTCTGTCTCTAGGACCACAGCCAAGCCAGCTTGGCGGTCTAGATTCCGCCGCTCCTCATACAATG
The nucleotide sequence above comes from Panthera tigris isolate Pti1 chromosome B2, P.tigris_Pti1_mat1.1, whole genome shotgun sequence. Encoded proteins:
- the ZNF318 gene encoding zinc finger protein 318 isoform X2, yielding MTRRSPGLRSDSSLEQSLRITVGNDHFCVGIPERRRLSDRLGSPVDNLEDVDRDDLTDDSVFTRSSQCSRGLERYISREEGPLSPFLGQLDEDYRTRETFLHRSDYSPHISCHDELLRGTERNRDKLKGSYSVRPEERSREAKRPRYDDTEKIHGMGGDHSGFSSGTRNYRQRRRSPSPRFLDPEFRELDLARRKREEEEERSRSLSQELVGVDGGDTSCSIPGLSGVLTTSEPGYSLHRPEEVSAMPKKSILKKRIEVDMEPSIQLESFSSNTSPSQDHPVYSGHPSLPLSGAIAAFASEIENKGTMVETTLKEPQGNLYQWGPLPGMPKDNSPLTEKFGSFLCHKEKLNMKPEGPERHTDFLLPHERASQDGSGFSRILSMLADSTSTQEKRRRSFPDIEDEEKFLYGDEEEDLKAESPPKPLGSSENEVMRQKASSLPSSAPAVKLESIEDTNPEYAKIHDLLKTIGLDIGVAEISKLAARTQERLHGKKPSRSSADRRPSVDRHFSAERCSSVDHHFSADRHSAEPHRLESREAHHSNTHSPEVSHPHPVSPVDPYLLTKNSPPFLKSDHSVGHIAGPEVVGSGFQSSVAVRCMLPSAPSAPIRLPHPASLSQFHMPRASQFAAARIPPNYQGPAIPPASFDAYRHYMAYAASRWPMYPASQPSNHSLPEPHRVMPVTKQPTRSRPNLRVIPTVTPDEPKQEESVLGSIPTAQVPVQVSIPSLIRYNPEKISDEKNRASQKQKVIEEREKLKSDREARQKKMYYLRTELERLHKQQGEMLRKKRREKDGHKDPLLVEVSRLQDNIMKDIAELRQEAEEAEKKQSELDKVAQILGINILDKSQKSSNDSKETTEKAGKAEKSKSPEKVSSTSSSSSNSKESKINSENSHTKSPKPAESLQPAAKHSDQPIAAYEYYDAGNHWCKDCNTICGTMFDFFTHMHNKKHTQTLDPYNRPWASKTQSEAKQDAVKRTDKITVPAKGSEFLIPITGYYCQLCEEFLGDPISGEQHVKGHQHNEKYKKYVVENPLYEERRNLDRQAGLAVVLETERRRQNELKRKLSEKPKEEKKEKKAKVLKEVKEDDRVSEELEDQLSEGGNSPEKAENKRKGSIKLQLKEEVKKESPTSFGKFSWKKPEKEEEKSSMVPSIPKEEVVENSKDKEDGKAEAGKAKPIKIKLSGKTVVAHTSPWMPVVTTSTQTKIRPNLPIPSTVLRKSGSATVSKPAPLNTFLSIKSSGTTAKPLPVVKESSADLLLPPDIISKAFGGEEVILKGSPEEKMVLAEKNEPSHIPEQVLPPPPPPPPPPPPPPPVIPHLASPSPAQTNAVLAPVKSNPAVSHTLSPGFLGPNILNPVLPVAIMASAQPAAIPSDETAPGVSESDRDQTLFSVLVRPPPPLSSVFSEQAKKLEKRNSCLATANAKDLYDIFYSSGGKGAPETKLSGGLLANGENSNLSRVESSDTSSTSTLNNSTSQEGLPPDRSLISAPEKPTAKTLVSLGKWSVVEHTDSENRGSGYGFLQPLTRLCQSRPYETITPKTDTLAMWTSSSFQSDTNRDISPGGKIELDLGEPGPPGVEPAPQLSDMHCHIMESQKLVETHLIDSGNQDEEIQELHRSKDCEESEVEVNNKLREKRPKLSEGMVGEETGISAGPNSIEDSNLNRGDRCTWEGEIEQSELQMTDKKAEQSRKLMTVSETQSKVVSDLSAQALSSTKAKIDSFPPEARSLLQNPQDIPVKVSAPELLLQSPARSDMCLTDSAQEQGVSTGNEWLENSAPESSSRTSYRSLKLQRESSKDLQGKMIYELTVWDENNKSETWESPEKPETETLELQDVHPELTVTIESKALEGFAVTDLKVEELAALGNLGDMGVDFCNTRVDQAHRSPNVLSQKVCEENSMSPIGCNPSTLPDLEPIPSFSEFPLDSPKTLVLNFGAEGEQNSSNPRSGRITPNILKTGLPIENVNLGLGSLEGTHQALDLLAGGMMPEEVEETSQLEKQDSLRLESETINPTGLGPSPCLPDLVEFVTRTSGVQKEKICSPLSEPGDPPKCSSPETGPLQLEIPKVSITHLAIPQIDEDTDHPLNLAKSLASGSPTREQIVGGNMVPQEITAQEASVAATQDHTESSVHD